One genomic region from Nostoc sphaeroides encodes:
- a CDS encoding LuxR C-terminal-related transcriptional regulator — protein MVNFLHAVFDAIANVQNEQELRLALTDKIGEHFGVQNWGIYLLDEQPTAQIDVQAIPAVCLESNPVGRYVVERHAPAHEQLLLSPKDWKHFCSRSDHEHVMTGPIVCDGRLVGTLNLARDKGNPAFNGNDLADLSALCIHLSAKMATLRTKPKISHSLLVNPLTARELEIAELVAQGLTNAEIGEKLWITQNSVKQALKRMFRKLKVSARAEMVAKLQDIQVS, from the coding sequence ATGGTTAATTTTCTCCACGCCGTATTTGATGCGATCGCTAATGTCCAAAATGAGCAAGAATTAAGGCTAGCTCTCACGGATAAAATTGGTGAGCATTTTGGCGTGCAAAATTGGGGCATTTATCTCCTAGATGAGCAACCAACAGCCCAAATCGATGTTCAGGCTATACCGGCAGTATGCTTAGAAAGCAATCCAGTCGGGCGCTACGTGGTTGAGCGTCACGCTCCCGCCCATGAACAGTTATTATTATCACCAAAAGACTGGAAGCATTTTTGCTCGCGTTCCGATCACGAACATGTGATGACTGGGCCAATTGTTTGCGATGGTCGTCTTGTAGGAACGCTTAACTTAGCTCGTGACAAGGGAAATCCGGCTTTTAATGGCAACGATTTAGCTGATTTGAGTGCCTTATGCATTCATTTATCAGCAAAAATGGCAACTCTACGGACAAAACCAAAAATATCCCATTCTCTTTTAGTAAATCCTCTAACAGCGCGTGAGTTAGAAATTGCCGAGTTAGTCGCGCAGGGGTTAACGAATGCGGAAATTGGGGAAAAACTTTGGATTACGCAAAATTCCGTCAAACAAGCTTTGAAGAGGATGTTTCGTAAGTTGAAGGTTTCGGCGCGTGCAGAAATGGTGGCCAAGCTACAAGATATACAAGTTTCATAA
- the tmk gene encoding dTMP kinase: MSGKLIVFEGVEGCGKTSQMQLCCQWLESLGVSVVVTREPGGTELGLHLRRLLLEKTEDKPFGSAQGEPVAQVTELLLYAADRSQHVEQELKPNLAAGKYILCDRYTDSTIAYQGYGRGLNMSLINQLNHIATGGLESDLTIWLDVDVEVGLARKRGDGIGLDRIEQETIAFHRRVQQGYAELAASYPSRIVRIDGSLTKEAVQQVIQGILRVHLKGLL, translated from the coding sequence ATGAGTGGCAAATTAATTGTATTTGAAGGGGTAGAAGGCTGTGGTAAAACCAGCCAAATGCAGCTTTGTTGTCAGTGGTTGGAAAGTCTAGGTGTTTCTGTGGTGGTAACTCGTGAACCAGGTGGAACGGAGTTAGGCTTACATCTTCGCCGCTTGCTATTAGAGAAAACAGAGGATAAACCCTTCGGCTCCGCTCAGGGCGAGCCAGTTGCACAAGTGACAGAACTTTTGTTGTATGCTGCTGACCGATCGCAACACGTTGAACAAGAACTTAAACCAAATCTTGCAGCAGGGAAATATATATTATGCGATCGCTACACTGACTCTACCATTGCCTACCAAGGATATGGTCGCGGTCTTAACATGAGTTTAATCAATCAGCTTAATCATATTGCCACTGGTGGTTTAGAGAGTGACTTAACTATTTGGCTAGATGTCGATGTCGAAGTCGGACTAGCCCGGAAACGGGGAGATGGAATAGGGTTAGACCGCATTGAACAAGAAACAATCGCTTTTCATCGGCGCGTTCAGCAAGGATACGCAGAGTTAGCAGCATCCTATCCCTCAAGAATTGTGCGGATAGATGGCAGCTTGACTAAAGAAGCTGTACAACAAGTAATTCAAGGAATTTTACGCGTACACCTGAAGGGGTTGCTATAG
- a CDS encoding DUF3386 domain-containing protein, protein MTVTQLSAQELFRAAYENRYTWDKNFPGYTANITFKHDDKVFTGKVIISANLKAEVLDVDDEPAKQAIHGQAWEIAIHRIRRSFEDTHSANTFSYGKTDETGAVELLMGGKAEGDKYKVRNNEVCHVHRLIHGTYVTIDTFSSHNTGEGYLSHSYDSVYHDPKTGEQKGGRSEFIDEYEKVGDYFILNRREIRTETAGQVSIQEFIFSDIKLLEPVAA, encoded by the coding sequence ATGACAGTTACACAACTCTCTGCTCAGGAACTTTTCCGGGCTGCTTATGAGAACCGCTACACTTGGGACAAAAATTTCCCTGGTTATACCGCAAATATTACCTTTAAGCATGATGATAAAGTGTTTACAGGCAAAGTTATCATCAGTGCCAATCTCAAAGCGGAAGTTTTAGATGTAGATGACGAGCCAGCCAAGCAAGCAATTCATGGTCAAGCATGGGAGATCGCAATTCACCGCATCCGCCGCAGCTTTGAAGACACCCACAGCGCCAATACGTTTAGCTATGGTAAAACTGATGAAACTGGTGCGGTTGAGCTTTTAATGGGTGGTAAGGCTGAGGGCGATAAATATAAAGTCCGCAATAATGAAGTATGCCATGTTCACCGTTTAATCCACGGTACTTATGTGACAATTGACACTTTCAGCAGTCACAACACCGGGGAAGGCTACCTATCCCACAGCTATGATTCTGTGTACCATGACCCCAAGACTGGGGAACAAAAGGGCGGTAGAAGCGAATTTATCGATGAATATGAAAAAGTTGGTGACTATTTCATCCTAAATCGTCGGGAGATTCGCACCGAGACAGCAGGACAAGTATCTATTCAAGAATTTATCTTCTCTGATATTAAATTGTTGGAACCTGTTGCTGCTTAA
- a CDS encoding zinc-dependent metalloprotease, with product MKYWIRKLAICIVLLYNLLLSSDYAAANQLSNIDVQQLNALPTVEELASADNNLAKRRKEDFCQSNEIVKRIDKLEGLFTVYCSDDSGKVYLEIKPEQLNKDYLAIVTLESGLGERGIYSGLPISDFVFYFQRIKNRLHFVVRNVKFRAESRPEQRSLARSFSDSVLYSLEIVTIDPDSKNMLISLDELLMQDFPGLTPILKSSLQADYYLDANKSYFGDVNSFPENVEIDSIYGFSSPEGANLVTVPDSRSLTLKVHYSFSQLKENTGYIPRLADDRVGYFITAFQDFSNNNAHESFVRYINRWHLEPLDSNAPLSPPKKPIVFWIENAVPLEYRDAIREGVLMWNKAFEKAGFKNAIEVQQMPDDADWQPADVHYNTIRWFNSLDAGFARGPVRVNPLTGEILDADIIVDANMVRSIQQEYHTLMEANSSFTDGHFSQLGKNPCPGNSSGTPKDFKAFSEQHLADNDLCYSMESSSQAAMGALVLSILPNTTPSSETMKKYVHQYLRSLIAHEVGHTLGLRHNFHGSTMLAPEELNNTEITRTKGLVGSVMDYLPVNIAPQGVKQGDYFPGVVGPYDEWAIEYGYKRSPSVAVEGIIPESEKSFLEQIALVSPQPELSYATDEDIWDINPLANVWDMSSDVLLYSQWQMDNARFMWQRLGKGYLSIGESYSNLRVSFNRVLKYYFRNASLLSKYIGGQSFRRLHASENASWTFVPVSLLKQRQALTKLQEYVFAENAFSFSPQLLNQLAPSRWEHWGSSVPNNRLDYPIHDRILNFQSAVLRSLLDSDRLNRLQDIELKTQPGEALSIPELFDTLQTGIWTEVLTPGEPKPISSIRRSLQREHLNILLEMMLGTTDTPEDGRTLAWYKLRQLQKAIDVRLKQLSESLDIYTLAHLEASGDRIAKALNAQLISK from the coding sequence ATGAAATACTGGATAAGGAAATTAGCAATCTGTATAGTATTACTGTATAACTTGCTCCTATCAAGTGATTACGCAGCAGCAAATCAACTTTCAAACATTGATGTGCAACAATTAAATGCACTCCCAACTGTTGAAGAATTAGCAAGTGCTGACAATAACCTTGCTAAGAGGAGAAAAGAAGATTTTTGTCAATCTAATGAGATTGTCAAAAGAATAGATAAACTAGAGGGACTCTTCACAGTTTATTGCAGTGATGATTCGGGAAAAGTTTACTTAGAAATTAAACCAGAGCAGCTAAATAAAGACTATCTAGCTATAGTTACATTAGAATCGGGTCTGGGGGAAAGGGGAATTTATAGTGGATTACCTATTTCTGATTTTGTTTTCTACTTCCAACGAATAAAGAATAGATTGCACTTTGTTGTTCGTAATGTTAAATTCCGTGCAGAAAGTAGACCAGAACAGCGATCGCTCGCTCGTTCTTTTAGCGACTCAGTTCTTTATTCGCTCGAAATAGTCACTATTGATCCAGATAGTAAAAATATGCTGATCAGCCTGGATGAACTGTTAATGCAGGATTTTCCCGGCTTAACTCCCATATTAAAATCCTCTTTGCAGGCTGATTATTACTTAGATGCAAACAAGTCTTATTTTGGGGATGTTAACAGCTTCCCAGAAAATGTAGAAATTGATTCTATTTACGGTTTTTCATCACCCGAAGGAGCAAATTTAGTCACCGTACCCGATAGCAGGTCACTCACTCTGAAGGTACACTACAGTTTTTCTCAGCTTAAAGAAAACACTGGTTATATTCCCCGGCTTGCAGATGACAGAGTAGGATATTTTATTACTGCTTTCCAAGATTTCTCTAATAATAATGCTCACGAATCATTTGTCCGTTACATCAATCGTTGGCATCTAGAACCATTAGACTCTAACGCCCCCTTATCTCCACCCAAAAAGCCAATTGTGTTTTGGATTGAAAATGCTGTGCCACTAGAGTACCGCGATGCGATTCGTGAAGGTGTTTTGATGTGGAACAAAGCGTTTGAAAAAGCTGGATTTAAAAATGCTATTGAAGTGCAGCAAATGCCAGATGATGCTGATTGGCAACCGGCAGATGTACATTACAATACTATTCGCTGGTTCAATTCTTTAGATGCAGGTTTTGCTAGAGGCCCAGTACGCGTTAACCCACTCACCGGGGAAATATTGGATGCAGATATTATTGTAGATGCCAATATGGTGCGTTCAATTCAGCAAGAATATCACACACTGATGGAAGCAAATTCATCTTTTACGGATGGACACTTTTCTCAACTAGGCAAAAACCCATGTCCAGGTAATTCATCTGGAACGCCGAAAGATTTTAAAGCTTTTTCTGAACAACATTTAGCAGATAATGACCTCTGCTATAGCATGGAGTCTTCATCTCAAGCCGCAATGGGGGCGTTAGTGTTGTCAATTTTGCCAAACACTACACCCAGTAGTGAAACCATGAAGAAGTATGTGCATCAATATTTGCGTTCTCTGATTGCTCACGAAGTCGGACACACTCTCGGTTTGCGCCACAACTTTCACGGCAGCACCATGTTAGCGCCCGAAGAATTAAATAATACTGAAATCACTCGCACCAAAGGTTTAGTGGGTTCGGTGATGGACTATCTACCTGTGAATATAGCACCACAGGGAGTAAAGCAAGGTGATTATTTCCCAGGAGTTGTTGGCCCCTACGACGAATGGGCAATTGAGTATGGTTATAAAAGAAGCCCATCAGTAGCAGTTGAGGGAATCATTCCAGAATCAGAAAAAAGTTTTTTGGAGCAGATTGCACTGGTGTCGCCTCAACCAGAATTATCTTATGCAACTGATGAAGATATCTGGGACATTAATCCTTTGGCAAACGTCTGGGATATGAGTAGTGATGTGCTACTTTATTCGCAATGGCAAATGGATAATGCCCGTTTTATGTGGCAGCGCCTTGGCAAGGGTTATCTATCGATTGGAGAAAGTTATAGTAATCTGCGCGTCTCATTCAATAGAGTACTTAAATATTATTTTCGCAACGCCAGCTTACTTTCTAAATACATTGGTGGACAATCGTTTCGGCGTCTCCATGCTAGTGAGAATGCTTCTTGGACATTTGTACCAGTTTCACTTTTAAAACAACGTCAAGCGTTGACAAAGTTACAAGAATATGTATTTGCTGAGAATGCTTTCAGTTTTTCACCACAATTATTGAATCAACTAGCACCATCGCGCTGGGAACACTGGGGTAGTTCTGTACCTAACAACCGCCTTGATTATCCAATTCACGATCGCATTCTGAATTTCCAAAGTGCGGTACTGCGATCGCTATTAGACAGCGATCGCCTGAATCGTTTACAAGATATAGAATTAAAAACCCAGCCTGGAGAAGCGCTTTCCATCCCGGAACTGTTCGATACCCTGCAAACAGGCATCTGGACAGAAGTTTTAACTCCAGGAGAACCAAAGCCAATTTCTAGCATCCGCCGTTCATTGCAACGGGAACATCTGAATATATTGTTAGAGATGATGTTGGGTACTACTGATACACCTGAAGATGGTCGGACACTGGCTTGGTATAAATTGCGCCAACTGCAAAAAGCCATTGATGTCAGACTCAAACAACTGAGTGAAAGCCTTGATATTTACACCCTAGCGCACTTAGAAGCTTCTGGCGATCGCATTGCTAAAGCATTAAATGCACAATTAATTTCTAAATAG
- a CDS encoding HugZ family protein, with product MSQLENIQAEYEKFTEEVESVIISTVSAQAIPNASYAPFVMDDSKNIYIYVSGLATHTKNIYANPHISVLFIEDEAKSNLIFARRRLSFDCTATLIERETDKWNQIVEQFQGRFGQIIEVLRGLSDFRIFQLTPSEGRFVVGFGAAYHISGDNLHQLVQITGDADKK from the coding sequence ATGAGTCAACTTGAAAACATTCAAGCTGAGTACGAAAAGTTTACTGAAGAAGTTGAGAGTGTAATCATTAGCACCGTGAGCGCCCAAGCAATACCCAATGCTAGTTATGCTCCCTTTGTAATGGATGATTCCAAAAACATCTACATTTACGTCAGTGGTCTAGCAACTCATACCAAAAATATCTATGCCAATCCTCATATTAGTGTCTTATTTATCGAGGATGAAGCCAAGAGTAATCTAATTTTTGCCCGTCGCCGTTTGAGTTTTGATTGTACGGCAACTTTGATAGAGCGTGAAACTGACAAGTGGAATCAAATTGTTGAGCAATTTCAAGGGCGGTTTGGTCAAATTATTGAGGTTTTGCGCGGCTTGTCTGACTTTCGGATTTTTCAGCTAACTCCAAGTGAAGGTCGTTTTGTAGTTGGTTTTGGGGCAGCCTATCATATTAGTGGCGATAACCTCCATCAACTTGTTCAAATCACAGGAGATGCCGACAAAAAATAA
- a CDS encoding aspartyl protease: protein MIFGEFNTQSELIFEIGLVTSDGDIIPINALLDTGFTGWLALDNQDALSLGWILNINEQRDMQTAWGEARFSLYEGTVLLDGEEFTIEVLGGDYLDNILLGVRWLETKRLVADFTAGVLTLG, encoded by the coding sequence ATGATTTTTGGAGAATTTAACACTCAAAGTGAGTTAATCTTTGAAATTGGTTTGGTTACATCTGATGGAGATATTATACCGATTAATGCACTTCTAGATACGGGATTCACTGGTTGGCTAGCACTTGATAACCAAGATGCTCTAAGTTTAGGGTGGATTCTTAACATAAATGAACAACGAGATATGCAAACAGCATGGGGAGAAGCACGGTTTAGTCTTTATGAGGGAACCGTGCTTTTAGATGGAGAAGAATTCACCATAGAAGTTCTGGGTGGAGATTATCTCGATAATATTCTTTTGGGTGTGCGTTGGTTAGAGACAAAACGACTAGTAGCAGATTTTACCGCAGGAGTGTTGACATTGGGGTAA
- a CDS encoding alpha/beta fold hydrolase gives MLQFQPPGFGHKLIHTSLGAMVYYTQTNAPWAIADTEDLPPLLFLHNFGGGASAYEWSKVYPAFASNYHILAPDLIGWGESAHPVRDYKIRDYLSTIAEFIIETCRQPVTVVASSLTAAFAIRLAIVQPNLFKRLFLVSPSGFDDFGQGAGRRLPLSVINAPLLDNFIYKLGAENEIAVRNFLQSFLFAKSQRVSQEMVEAYLTSAQQPNAKFAALSFLRGDLYFDLSLYIKQLTIPTVIFWGEKAQFTSIKLGRRLANLNPSAIPDFYAIADAGILPHLEMPEVVIGLLQKYLGELGVRS, from the coding sequence ATGCTTCAGTTTCAACCTCCTGGCTTTGGACATAAACTTATCCATACATCCTTGGGGGCAATGGTTTACTATACCCAAACGAATGCACCTTGGGCGATCGCTGATACTGAAGATTTACCTCCATTACTGTTTCTCCATAACTTTGGTGGTGGAGCATCTGCGTATGAATGGTCTAAAGTTTACCCAGCTTTTGCCTCTAATTACCACATTTTAGCTCCCGATTTAATCGGCTGGGGAGAATCGGCTCATCCAGTTCGGGATTATAAAATTAGGGATTATCTCAGCACGATCGCAGAGTTTATCATTGAAACTTGTCGTCAACCTGTGACAGTGGTAGCCTCGTCTCTAACAGCCGCTTTTGCTATCCGTCTAGCTATTGTTCAACCCAATTTATTCAAAAGACTGTTTTTGGTGTCACCCTCTGGATTTGATGATTTTGGACAGGGTGCTGGACGCAGACTTCCGCTTTCGGTAATCAATGCGCCTCTGTTGGACAATTTTATTTATAAGCTTGGTGCTGAAAATGAAATTGCAGTCCGAAATTTTCTGCAAAGTTTTCTGTTTGCCAAATCACAACGAGTATCTCAAGAAATGGTGGAGGCTTATTTAACCTCTGCACAACAGCCTAATGCCAAGTTTGCCGCTTTGTCATTTTTGCGAGGCGATCTTTACTTTGATCTGAGTTTATATATTAAACAACTGACAATTCCCACGGTCATTTTTTGGGGAGAAAAGGCACAATTTACCAGCATCAAATTAGGACGACGCTTGGCAAATTTAAATCCAAGTGCAATTCCAGATTTTTATGCGATCGCAGATGCAGGAATATTACCTCATTTGGAAATGCCAGAAGTTGTAATTGGTTTATTGCAAAAGTATCTTGGGGAGTTAGGAGTTAGGAGTTAG
- a CDS encoding Uma2 family endonuclease produces MIASPQQNYLTPEEYLQIEEQNPVKHEYIDGYIYAMAGALDPHVTIAGNLFALLRNHVRGSGCRVYIADMKARIESLNRFYYPDVMVTCDQRDQQTPAYKRFPCLIVEVLSNSTEAFDRGDKFADYQTLESLQEYVLINTKRQRVECFRRNEQRLWVLQSYTPEHTSFRLNSVDFEETMAALYEDVVFE; encoded by the coding sequence ATGATAGCCTCGCCCCAACAAAACTACCTTACCCCTGAAGAGTACCTCCAAATAGAGGAACAAAACCCTGTCAAACATGAATACATCGATGGCTATATCTACGCAATGGCTGGAGCGCTTGATCCACACGTTACCATTGCTGGGAACCTGTTCGCTCTCCTCCGTAATCATGTGCGCGGCTCTGGTTGTCGTGTTTACATCGCTGATATGAAAGCTCGAATTGAATCTCTAAATCGCTTTTATTATCCCGATGTTATGGTTACTTGCGACCAACGAGATCAACAAACGCCAGCTTATAAAAGATTTCCTTGTTTAATTGTCGAAGTTTTATCTAATTCTACTGAAGCCTTTGACCGGGGTGACAAATTCGCTGATTATCAAACGCTGGAAAGTCTGCAAGAGTATGTTTTAATTAATACAAAACGTCAGCGAGTCGAGTGTTTTCGACGCAATGAGCAGAGGCTCTGGGTTTTACAATCTTACACACCAGAACATACATCATTTCGACTCAACAGCGTGGATTTTGAGGAAACAATGGCAGCACTTTACGAAGATGTAGTTTTTGAATAA
- a CDS encoding ABC transporter substrate-binding protein gives MVCQNCQQVIEQLNINIDLFFQKLETASNRRQISEIDKEIICQSLLGHSRQHIAKIFNLSDQQIRDRLSNNIYPRIAELMQIDQEEIAGKWVKLLNFLLHTNNGYKLQTAPQLNNDNFQGSFGRQIFLYPPNQDIVELQIQGNKFYQQGLYYQALKCFIWAWKKEIEIYGTGNPEILIYINNCLIEYKQSLLREKKIQIYTLAVVVPFYHNQGHVASEILRGIAQIQLQVNIQSFDKISLEKEINLDDIKSDKLFTLNNTDSQIALKILIVNDPNNLYAPYSQTAENLANLAPQLNLISIIGHYSSEMTKKALNLYSQNGLILVNPSSTSNELSHLSGGESLSFFRLTTQDSINATQLAHYLTESLPEKDHKKVAIIYNKNSSYSTSYRNTIKKCLEQYSEQIIFLKECSYISEKYYHIQAYLEDIKQNEVDIIIIIPDGGIEPNSLDNAGLISRLKINNCLIAGSATFYHENVLHWIDEQSQYNLVDKNECQIIACVPWHWHSKTNGCNSENQLGQKFCQLGTQLWGEENLTWRSATAFDSVLIILRILEQFNISDSQSLLIYMNKYFKEDKKQVKGVTGIIQFEKNGDRINPPAEIVAVKWNAQQSKWQWTI, from the coding sequence ATGGTGTGTCAAAATTGTCAACAGGTTATAGAACAGCTAAATATTAATATTGACCTTTTCTTTCAGAAATTAGAGACAGCTTCAAATAGAAGGCAAATCAGTGAAATTGACAAGGAAATCATTTGTCAATCTCTATTAGGACACTCTCGACAACATATAGCTAAAATCTTCAATTTATCTGACCAACAAATTAGAGATAGGCTGAGTAATAATATTTATCCCAGAATAGCAGAACTGATGCAAATTGACCAAGAAGAGATAGCTGGGAAGTGGGTTAAGCTGCTTAATTTTTTACTTCATACTAATAACGGATATAAATTGCAAACTGCTCCTCAATTAAACAATGATAACTTTCAAGGTAGTTTTGGCAGACAAATTTTTCTTTATCCCCCAAATCAAGATATTGTTGAGTTACAAATCCAAGGCAATAAATTTTATCAGCAAGGACTTTATTATCAAGCATTAAAGTGCTTTATTTGGGCTTGGAAAAAAGAAATAGAAATTTATGGTACAGGGAATCCAGAAATTTTAATTTATATTAATAACTGTTTAATTGAATATAAGCAATCTCTTTTACGAGAGAAAAAAATTCAGATTTATACTTTGGCTGTGGTTGTACCATTTTATCATAATCAAGGTCATGTTGCATCTGAGATTTTACGAGGTATTGCTCAAATTCAACTCCAAGTAAATATTCAAAGCTTTGATAAAATTTCACTAGAAAAAGAGATAAATTTAGATGATATCAAGTCCGACAAATTGTTTACTCTAAATAATACAGATAGTCAAATAGCCTTGAAAATTCTAATTGTCAATGATCCTAATAATTTATATGCACCATATAGCCAAACAGCAGAGAATTTAGCCAATTTAGCGCCACAATTAAACCTGATTTCTATCATCGGTCACTATTCAAGTGAAATGACTAAAAAGGCACTAAATTTATATTCTCAAAATGGACTAATTTTAGTAAACCCTAGCAGTACATCTAATGAACTTTCTCATTTATCTGGGGGTGAGAGCTTATCATTTTTTAGACTGACTACTCAAGATAGCATAAATGCCACACAGTTAGCTCATTATTTGACAGAAAGCTTGCCCGAAAAAGATCATAAAAAAGTAGCTATTATTTATAATAAAAATAGTAGTTATAGCACTTCATACAGAAATACTATCAAAAAATGTCTAGAGCAATATAGTGAACAGATTATTTTTCTAAAAGAATGTAGTTATATTAGCGAAAAATATTATCATATTCAAGCTTATCTAGAAGATATTAAACAGAATGAAGTTGATATTATTATCATAATTCCTGATGGAGGAATTGAACCTAATTCCCTTGATAATGCTGGACTGATTAGTAGATTAAAAATCAATAACTGTCTAATAGCTGGTTCAGCAACTTTTTACCATGAGAATGTTTTACATTGGATTGATGAACAAAGTCAGTATAATTTGGTAGATAAAAATGAGTGTCAAATTATAGCTTGTGTTCCTTGGCATTGGCACAGTAAAACAAATGGGTGCAATAGTGAAAATCAACTAGGGCAAAAGTTTTGTCAGCTAGGCACTCAATTATGGGGAGAAGAAAACTTAACATGGCGTAGTGCAACAGCTTTCGACTCAGTGTTAATAATTCTGAGAATTTTAGAGCAATTTAACATTTCAGATAGTCAATCTTTACTGATATATATGAATAAATATTTTAAAGAGGATAAAAAACAAGTGAAAGGAGTTACAGGAATTATCCAATTTGAAAAGAATGGCGATCGCATCAATCCCCCAGCAGAAATAGTAGCTGTAAAATGGAATGCACAGCAGTCTAAATGGCAGTGGACAATTTAA